One Panthera leo isolate Ple1 chromosome B1, P.leo_Ple1_pat1.1, whole genome shotgun sequence DNA window includes the following coding sequences:
- the IL2 gene encoding interleukin-2: MYKIQLLSCIALTLILVTNSAPASSSTKETQQQLEQLLLDLRLLLNGVNNPENPKLSRMLTFKFYVPKKATELTHLQCLVEELKPLEEVLYLAQSKNFHLNHIKELMSNINVTVLKLKGSETRFTCKYDDETATIVEFLNKWITFCQSIFSTLT, encoded by the exons ATGTACAAAATTCAACTCTTGTCTTGCATTGCACTGACTCTTATACTCGTCACAAACAGTGCACCTGCTTCAAGCTCTACAAAGGAAACACAGCAACAGCTGGAGCAATTACTGCTGGATTTACGGTTGCTTTTGAATGGAGTTAAT AATCCTGAGAACCCCAAACTCTCCAGGATGCTCACATTTAAATTTTACGTGCCCAAGAAG gCCACAGAATTGACACATCTTCAGTGTCTAGTAGAAGAACTCAAACCTCTGGAGGAAGTGCTATATTTAGCTCAAAGCAAAAACTTTCACTTGAATCACATCAAGGAATTAATGAGCAATATCAATGTAACAGTTCTGAAACTAAAG GGATCTGAAACAAGATTCACATGTAAATATGATGATGAGACAGCAACCATTGTAGAATTTCTGAACAAATGGATTACCTTTTGTCAAAGCATCTTCTCAACACTGACTTGA